One genomic segment of Fusobacterium mortiferum ATCC 9817 includes these proteins:
- a CDS encoding helicase-related protein, which translates to MEMQILDNKVQGRVIDKLRENIKFGTRLSIISAYFTIYAYEELRKELGKIEKLRLLFSEPTFVKNKKDINREFKLSGSYERGLAGDRYEMKLKNELKQSEIAKECANWIREKVEVRAYDEEYPLPQKMYLMENKKDESACIFGSSDFTSSGLGLVPSKKLEANTYIKDSIYTQQLLNQFELYWNDKDKVKDVKTYLLKSLEEVYKENNPEFIYFVTLYNIFKDYLNDLSEEDIIKTKTGFKESVVWNKLYNFQKDGVLGAIDKLEKYHGCILADSVGLGKTFEALAVIKYYESRNSRVLVLCPKKLRENWLTYKGNRRDNILERDRLNYDVLNHTDLSRYSGYSGEINLEKIYWENYDLIVIDESHNFRNNNNKRDDKETRYSRLLNQIIKKGVKTKVLMLSATPVNNRMTDLKNQIAFATEGNEFALADYGIKSIDQILRKAQLVFNKWNELPEERKTLETLLEMLETDYFKLLDMLTIARSRKHIQKYYDTTHIGKFPERLKPINIKNDIDIQNDFIDLDELNKLIRALNLAIYSPMKYILPSKIAEYSKKYDTKTGKAVFRQIDRETSLIHLMRINILKRMESSIHSFGITISKILKNIDITLEKLNKSQDIEENLDIDDLELDDPRLDSVMIGSKNVKVFIQDIDKIKWRAELEGDRAILERIMIEAFKIQPHRDKKLEELKDLIREKVKTPINEGNKKVIIFTAFADTAKYLYDNIADWGLEELGLYSAVITGSDNPKTNLKGMKGEFNNILVNFSPKSKGREATDRAEIDILIATDCISEGQNLQDCDYLINYDIHWNPVRIIQRFGRVDRIGSKNEVIQLVNFWPNMELDEYINLEARVSGRMVMLDMSATGEENVIVDSGEMNDLEYRKKQLKQLQDQVVDLEDIGGGISITDLTFNDFKMDLVNYMKNNKEILEKAPTGMYAVAKSNIEEAERGVIFCLKQINEEIKPSEFNTLNPYFLVYVKESGEVLLNFIQSKKILDIYKKVCLGENTLFPDLISEFNRETNNAKDMSKFTNFLEKTVENIVGKEEEKGLDSLFSFGETVLNNSVQNMDDFELISFLVIK; encoded by the coding sequence ATGGAAATGCAAATTTTAGATAATAAAGTACAAGGTAGAGTAATAGATAAGCTTAGAGAAAATATTAAATTTGGAACAAGACTTTCTATCATCTCAGCCTATTTTACAATTTATGCTTATGAAGAATTAAGAAAAGAGTTAGGAAAGATTGAAAAGCTAAGACTTCTTTTTTCTGAGCCAACCTTTGTAAAAAATAAGAAAGATATAAATAGAGAATTTAAACTAAGTGGTAGTTATGAAAGAGGACTTGCTGGAGATAGATATGAGATGAAATTAAAAAATGAGCTTAAGCAGTCTGAAATAGCTAAAGAGTGTGCTAATTGGATAAGAGAAAAGGTTGAGGTAAGAGCTTATGACGAGGAGTATCCACTTCCACAAAAAATGTATCTAATGGAGAATAAAAAAGATGAAAGTGCTTGTATATTTGGAAGTTCTGATTTTACTTCAAGTGGGTTGGGATTAGTGCCTTCTAAAAAATTAGAAGCTAATACATATATAAAAGATTCTATCTACACTCAACAACTATTAAATCAATTTGAATTATATTGGAATGATAAAGATAAAGTAAAAGATGTTAAAACTTATCTTCTAAAAAGTTTAGAAGAGGTATATAAAGAAAATAATCCAGAGTTTATCTATTTTGTAACTCTTTACAATATATTTAAAGATTATCTAAATGATTTATCAGAAGAGGATATTATAAAAACTAAGACTGGATTTAAAGAGAGTGTCGTTTGGAATAAATTATATAATTTCCAAAAAGATGGGGTACTTGGTGCTATTGATAAACTAGAAAAATATCATGGGTGTATATTAGCTGACTCTGTTGGACTTGGAAAAACTTTTGAAGCTTTAGCTGTAATAAAATACTATGAATCAAGAAATAGTAGAGTCTTAGTATTGTGTCCTAAAAAATTGAGAGAGAACTGGCTGACTTATAAGGGGAATAGAAGAGATAATATTTTAGAGAGGGATAGATTAAATTATGATGTATTAAATCATACAGATTTATCAAGATACTCTGGATATAGTGGAGAAATAAATTTAGAAAAGATATATTGGGAAAATTATGATTTAATAGTAATAGATGAGTCTCATAACTTTAGAAATAATAATAACAAAAGAGATGATAAGGAGACAAGATACTCAAGATTATTAAATCAGATAATCAAAAAAGGGGTAAAAACAAAAGTATTAATGCTTTCAGCTACTCCAGTAAATAATAGAATGACAGATTTAAAAAATCAGATAGCCTTTGCTACTGAAGGGAATGAGTTTGCTCTGGCTGACTATGGAATAAAGAGTATAGACCAAATTTTAAGAAAAGCTCAATTAGTTTTCAATAAGTGGAATGAACTTCCAGAGGAGAGAAAAACCTTAGAAACTCTTTTAGAGATGTTGGAAACAGATTATTTTAAATTATTAGATATGCTCACTATTGCTAGAAGTAGAAAACATATTCAAAAATATTATGATACTACTCATATAGGAAAATTTCCTGAGAGATTAAAACCTATAAATATAAAAAATGATATAGACATCCAAAATGATTTTATAGATTTAGATGAGTTGAATAAATTGATAAGAGCCTTGAACTTGGCTATATACTCTCCTATGAAATATATACTTCCAAGTAAGATAGCTGAATATAGTAAGAAATATGATACTAAGACAGGGAAAGCTGTGTTTAGACAGATAGATAGGGAAACAAGTTTGATTCATTTAATGAGAATAAATATTTTAAAGAGAATGGAAAGTTCTATTCACTCTTTTGGAATTACCATATCAAAAATTTTAAAAAATATAGATATTACTTTAGAAAAACTCAATAAGTCTCAAGATATTGAAGAAAATTTAGATATTGATGATTTAGAGTTAGATGACCCAAGATTAGATAGTGTAATGATAGGAAGTAAAAATGTAAAAGTCTTTATTCAAGATATAGATAAGATAAAGTGGAGAGCAGAACTTGAAGGGGATAGAGCTATACTTGAAAGAATAATGATAGAAGCTTTTAAAATTCAACCTCATAGAGATAAGAAGTTAGAGGAGCTTAAAGATCTCATAAGAGAAAAAGTAAAAACTCCTATTAATGAAGGAAATAAAAAGGTAATAATATTTACAGCCTTTGCTGATACAGCAAAATATCTATATGATAATATTGCTGATTGGGGCTTAGAAGAGTTAGGACTATATAGTGCAGTTATTACAGGAAGTGATAATCCTAAGACTAATCTCAAAGGAATGAAGGGAGAGTTTAATAATATCCTTGTAAATTTCTCTCCAAAATCTAAAGGAAGAGAGGCAACAGATAGAGCAGAAATAGATATATTGATAGCTACTGATTGTATATCTGAGGGGCAAAACTTACAGGATTGTGATTATCTAATAAACTATGATATTCACTGGAATCCAGTTAGAATTATTCAAAGATTTGGTAGGGTAGATAGAATAGGTTCTAAAAATGAAGTTATTCAACTTGTAAATTTCTGGCCAAATATGGAATTAGATGAGTATATCAACTTGGAAGCTAGAGTAAGTGGAAGAATGGTAATGCTTGATATGTCTGCTACTGGAGAGGAAAATGTAATTGTTGATAGTGGAGAGATGAATGATTTGGAGTATAGAAAGAAACAACTAAAACAATTACAAGACCAAGTGGTAGATTTAGAGGATATAGGTGGTGGAATATCTATAACGGACTTGACATTCAATGATTTTAAAATGGACTTAGTAAACTATATGAAAAATAATAAAGAGATTTTGGAAAAAGCTCCAACAGGTATGTATGCTGTGGCTAAAAGTAATATAGAGGAAGCTGAAAGAGGAGTAATTTTCTGTCTAAAACAGATAAATGAAGAGATAAAACCAAGTGAATTTAATACTCTAAACCCATATTTCCTAGTCTATGTAAAGGAGAGTGGAGAGGTACTGCTAAACTTTATTCAAAGTAAAAAGATATTGGATATATATAAGAAAGTTTGCTTAGGAGAAAATACTCTTTTTCCAGATTTGATAAGTGAATTTAATAGGGAGACTAACAATGCTAAGGATATGAGTAAATTTACTAACTTCTTAGAGAAAACTGTTGAAAATATTGTAGGTAAAGAGGAAGAGAAAGGGCTAGATAGTCTATTTAGCTTTGGAGAAACTGTACTTAATAATTCAGTGCAAAATATGGATGATTTTGAGTTAATCTCATTTTTAGTAATAAAATAA
- a CDS encoding DUF4391 domain-containing protein: protein MEFFNLPISSKVDKNIPKEIIYKNAEADEKFKRIFIENVEKIRYEYALTYGNSNIEKYVKDDERYEEIHFIRVVLREKGKENTISKLLHQLIPKGTILILEYGDEILISVAKKKIGSERVTLEEIYNSSWISKESDKLKELDYTKLNPTNMKILYDNLIQKIRVINLSRDLEVGKSVESGSVDILEKLNREIEELKAMRKKETQINRVAQIQSELLKKIKERDSLMGR from the coding sequence ATGGAGTTTTTTAATCTACCTATAAGTAGTAAAGTAGATAAGAATATACCTAAAGAGATAATCTATAAAAATGCTGAAGCAGATGAAAAATTTAAAAGGATATTTATAGAGAATGTAGAAAAAATAAGATATGAGTATGCCTTAACTTATGGAAATAGCAATATTGAAAAATATGTAAAAGATGATGAAAGATATGAGGAGATTCATTTTATAAGAGTAGTTTTAAGAGAAAAGGGAAAGGAAAACACAATATCTAAACTACTTCATCAACTTATCCCCAAAGGAACTATTTTGATATTAGAATATGGAGATGAGATACTAATATCTGTTGCAAAGAAAAAAATAGGGAGTGAAAGAGTAACTTTAGAGGAGATATATAATAGTAGTTGGATAAGTAAAGAGAGTGATAAACTAAAAGAGTTAGATTATACAAAATTAAATCCTACTAATATGAAAATTCTCTATGATAATCTTATTCAAAAGATAAGAGTTATTAATTTAAGTAGAGATTTAGAAGTTGGGAAAAGTGTAGAGAGTGGTAGTGTAGATATTTTGGAAAAACTTAATAGAGAGATAGAAGAGCTGAAAGCTATGAGGAAAAAAGAAACTCAGATAAATAGAGTAGCTCAGATACAGAGTGAGTTATTGAAAAAAATAAAAGAAAGAGATAGCTTAATGGGAAGATAA
- a CDS encoding Abi family protein has protein sequence MGYYTKEFKSYKEQLKLLEERGIKFNIISIEEAEKIISNINYYKFSGYIKVFEIETDKYDIEFNKIYELYKFDRKLASYIFEMVEKIEVAFKTKLIYNILERTKELGPFGYLETSEWKDYSFKDEETGNSRMKKFRDILKDKMDFKKRILEFTMRDIKPYIEHYFEKYKKESFVPLWILSEVIDFGMTMKMYEESVRDIQTKVAEELGNFKNKDLAFYLKSIKLIRNTVAHNGILWNFRFINRINKPLVNNYKFVDDKSFVAVLIVIVEILKYIDKDFDHTELKNMIKKFFKDNTTLVKKFGIKNGNIDIIDKILI, from the coding sequence ATGGGATATTACACAAAAGAATTTAAAAGTTATAAGGAGCAATTAAAACTATTAGAGGAAAGAGGTATAAAATTTAATATTATCTCTATTGAAGAAGCTGAAAAGATAATTTCTAACATAAATTACTATAAATTTAGTGGATATATAAAAGTTTTTGAAATAGAAACAGATAAATATGATATAGAGTTTAATAAGATATATGAATTATACAAATTTGATAGAAAACTAGCTAGTTATATTTTTGAGATGGTTGAAAAAATAGAGGTAGCTTTTAAGACAAAACTTATCTATAATATTTTAGAAAGGACAAAAGAATTAGGACCTTTTGGATACTTAGAGACATCTGAATGGAAAGATTATTCATTTAAAGATGAGGAAACTGGAAACTCAAGAATGAAAAAGTTTCGGGATATATTAAAAGATAAGATGGATTTTAAAAAGAGAATATTAGAATTTACTATGAGGGATATTAAACCTTATATAGAACATTATTTTGAAAAATATAAAAAAGAAAGTTTTGTTCCATTATGGATTTTATCTGAAGTTATTGATTTTGGTATGACTATGAAGATGTATGAAGAGAGTGTTAGAGATATTCAAACAAAAGTAGCTGAGGAATTAGGAAATTTTAAAAACAAAGATTTAGCTTTCTATTTAAAAAGTATCAAACTTATACGGAATACAGTAGCTCACAATGGGATTTTATGGAATTTTAGATTTATTAATAGAATTAATAAACCGTTAGTAAATAATTATAAGTTTGTAGATGATAAAAGTTTTGTAGCAGTTCTTATAGTAATTGTAGAAATACTTAAATATATTGATAAAGATTTTGACCATACTGAATTAAAGAATATGATAAAGAAATTTTTTAAGGATAATACGACTCTTGTTAAGAAGTTTGGTATAAAAAATGGTAATATAGATATAATTGATAAAATATTGATTTAG
- a CDS encoding DUF262 domain-containing protein, with translation MATTISVNKQTIEQFLLNARRKPFVIPEYQRPYSWTNEQIDTLFRDIWEFTSNDGGTENDGIYFLGSIVSYENEDGEQEIIDGQQRITSLFLLLRAIYTKLTVTDEKSPEAINFISKIEPLIWRTNKLTGKVDYASILLTSKVISDSENEILKNILETGNVKEKAQDSYSKNYKQLLELLEEKSKENALMIYQFIYALLNQVIILPITADTQDTALTIFSTLNDRGLPLSDADIFKAKIYNNLNKEEKEKFIEEWKELEEDSLRISESIQQLFYYHMFYQRALENDKVTTTPGLRKYYSANKFERILKPNILSNLRQILNLWEVISNKNVIEDEEWSKNIEILKILDILTSYPNEFWKYPVIIYYLRYKDNKDFEERFLAFLRKLYTELLKKYIEIPTITAVKTNILKLNAEIISTDKPTFDFKSLSEDDIREKIKTPHRNVVRMLLKTLAYELQDELLPEKWEIEHILPVKWENSYDLRENEEVAREKIEHLGNKTPFEKKLNIIATNNYFAKKKDYYVKSNIQMTKEIGNLKMDRWGLDQIVERDVRMTDKIIEILKSWDRDYE, from the coding sequence ATGGCAACGACGATAAGTGTGAATAAACAAACGATAGAACAATTTTTATTAAATGCAAGGAGAAAACCATTTGTAATTCCAGAATATCAAAGACCATATAGCTGGACAAATGAACAGATAGATACTTTGTTTAGAGATATTTGGGAGTTCACTTCTAATGATGGGGGAACTGAAAATGATGGTATATATTTTTTAGGAAGTATTGTATCTTATGAGAATGAAGATGGAGAACAGGAGATAATAGATGGGCAACAAAGAATTACATCACTATTTTTATTGCTTAGAGCTATTTATACAAAATTAACAGTAACAGATGAAAAATCTCCAGAAGCTATAAATTTTATTAGTAAGATAGAACCACTTATTTGGAGAACAAATAAATTAACAGGAAAGGTAGATTATGCTAGTATTTTACTAACTTCTAAAGTTATAAGTGATAGTGAAAATGAGATACTTAAAAATATTTTAGAAACTGGTAATGTAAAAGAAAAGGCTCAAGATAGTTATTCTAAAAACTACAAACAACTATTAGAGTTACTTGAAGAAAAATCAAAAGAAAATGCTTTGATGATTTATCAATTTATCTACGCACTATTAAATCAAGTAATAATATTACCAATTACAGCAGATACTCAAGATACAGCTTTAACTATATTTTCAACTTTAAATGATAGAGGGTTACCATTATCAGATGCTGATATTTTTAAGGCTAAGATATATAACAATTTGAATAAAGAAGAGAAGGAAAAATTTATTGAAGAGTGGAAAGAATTAGAGGAAGATAGTTTAAGAATATCTGAGTCTATTCAACAACTTTTCTATTATCATATGTTTTATCAAAGAGCTTTAGAAAATGATAAAGTTACAACAACTCCAGGATTAAGAAAATATTATTCAGCAAATAAATTTGAAAGAATATTAAAACCTAATATATTAAGTAATTTAAGACAAATTTTAAATTTATGGGAAGTTATATCTAATAAAAATGTAATTGAAGATGAAGAGTGGAGTAAAAATATTGAGATATTAAAGATTCTTGATATCTTAACATCTTATCCAAATGAGTTCTGGAAATATCCAGTAATAATCTATTACTTAAGATATAAAGATAATAAAGATTTTGAAGAGAGATTTTTAGCTTTCTTAAGAAAATTATATACAGAGTTATTAAAAAAATACATAGAAATTCCTACAATTACAGCAGTAAAAACTAATATTTTAAAATTAAATGCTGAAATTATAAGTACAGATAAACCTACATTTGACTTTAAATCTTTATCTGAAGATGATATAAGAGAGAAGATAAAAACCCCACACCGTAATGTAGTTAGAATGTTACTAAAAACTTTAGCTTATGAATTACAAGATGAATTATTACCAGAGAAATGGGAGATAGAACATATACTTCCTGTTAAATGGGAAAATAGTTATGACTTGAGAGAAAATGAAGAGGTAGCAAGAGAAAAGATAGAACATTTAGGAAATAAGACACCTTTTGAAAAGAAATTAAATATAATTGCTACAAATAATTATTTTGCAAAGAAGAAAGATTACTATGTGAAATCTAATATCCAAATGACAAAAGAGATAGGAAATCTTAAAATGGATAGATGGGGATTAGACCAGATAGTAGAGAGAGATGTAAGAATGACGGATAAAATTATAGAGATTTTAAAAAGTTGGGATAGAGATTATGAATAA
- a CDS encoding SIR2 family protein, protein MGAESIQGIPKQISDGINSSGYNEIFLYLKGKYEEKKVSEIKEILKQEEKDFFIWEDKRNSLTGKLKEEINKKIDEDKIKVTNDKISLKNILNEVNEEEKEEIYKLGVEIKLEDFLNYLFAIKYLMEKSEGLIIDEILKYEELEGLILTIKRSLFKLCDIDKIKLDDNIFLKKVDTEKIKKIMEDEGKYTYHKSFLTSLLQRPLNLRRANIFTLNYDLAFEYACDELAIQYINGFVGFNERNFRPEVYNYDFFYPGDTTEGKVRRIERVIKYYKLHGSLNWVHKKESKNNPYGLYEIPIDLVRLKLELNKSKELGDIMIYPTSSKKEYTLNFPYSELFRKFADRLQQPEAVLFVVGYSFYDEHINDIIYQALANPSFTLIIIDYYGSKNGGEILRLENLKDPRIIISQGPELGDFKIFAKELLPTMEQEDTRRKVMASLEALFSNEKNQGDEECLVGKSEE, encoded by the coding sequence TTGGGTGCTGAAAGCATTCAAGGAATTCCAAAACAAATATCAGATGGTATTAATTCAAGTGGCTATAATGAGATTTTTCTATATCTTAAAGGTAAATATGAAGAAAAAAAAGTTTCTGAAATTAAAGAAATATTAAAACAGGAAGAAAAAGATTTTTTTATTTGGGAAGATAAAAGAAATTCTTTGACTGGAAAATTGAAAGAAGAAATAAATAAAAAAATAGATGAAGATAAAATTAAAGTTACAAATGACAAAATATCTTTAAAAAATATTTTAAATGAAGTAAATGAAGAAGAAAAAGAGGAAATTTATAAGTTAGGAGTAGAAATAAAACTAGAAGATTTTCTTAATTATTTATTTGCTATAAAATATTTAATGGAAAAATCAGAAGGATTAATAATTGATGAAATACTAAAATATGAGGAATTAGAAGGATTAATTTTAACTATAAAACGTTCTTTGTTTAAATTATGTGATATAGATAAAATAAAATTAGATGATAATATTTTTTTAAAAAAAGTAGATACTGAAAAAATAAAGAAAATAATGGAAGATGAAGGAAAGTATACTTATCATAAAAGTTTTTTAACCTCTCTTTTACAAAGACCTTTAAATTTAAGAAGAGCGAATATTTTTACATTAAATTATGATTTAGCATTTGAATATGCTTGTGATGAGTTAGCTATACAATATATAAATGGATTTGTTGGATTTAATGAAAGGAATTTTAGACCAGAAGTTTATAATTATGACTTTTTTTACCCTGGTGATACTACTGAAGGAAAGGTTAGAAGGATAGAAAGAGTAATAAAATATTATAAGTTACATGGCTCTTTAAATTGGGTTCATAAAAAAGAAAGTAAAAATAATCCATATGGTCTTTATGAAATTCCAATAGATTTAGTTCGTTTAAAATTAGAATTAAATAAAAGTAAGGAGTTAGGTGATATTATGATATATCCAACCTCTTCAAAGAAAGAGTATACTTTAAATTTTCCATATTCAGAATTATTTAGAAAGTTTGCTGATAGATTACAACAACCAGAAGCGGTTTTATTTGTAGTAGGATATAGTTTTTATGATGAGCATATAAACGATATTATTTATCAAGCTTTGGCTAACCCATCATTTACCCTTATAATAATAGATTATTATGGGTCAAAAAATGGTGGTGAAATACTCAGATTAGAAAATTTAAAAGACCCAAGAATAATTATATCGCAAGGTCCTGAATTAGGAGATTTTAAAATATTTGCTAAAGAGTTATTACCTACAATGGAGCAAGAGGATACTAGAAGAAAAGTTATGGCAAGTTTAGAAGCTTTATTTTCTAATGAAAAGAATCAAGGAGATGAAGAATGTTTAGTAGGGAAATCGGAAGAGTAG
- a CDS encoding ATP-binding protein, whose product MFSREIGRVVSVDSFKVIIELDDNIKGTQKSGYYDIYEVAKVNSYVILPIGSDKIVALITRVKSFEDNEIEKLTGGIKFSKSKRHLLATMLGTISEGKYLDGVYNYPILDNPVWYIIKEDLEKIFDNISSKDEIDYQKDFYLPIGKNSNFPDYDIKINPDKFFAKHSAILGNTGSGKSCTVTSILQALFNFNYSTNKEYKKDLKSATIIIFDTNGEYKKAFEGYKNINAFTISEDGMRVPYWFMNYEDFEYLFEPSPGTQAPILKKALGLLKNENIFEKDEEILVRNYEISLLAKIKNVCDPSSKELKTFVYYHLENCLTLKILEEEIILKEKLKKLYKEKEKIVENRGFLNGEINLAVSEVVFLETTNVLNKITSSKTKSYENIDLPKYFNFNNLINSGLDEAINDIEENQNKYREYISGLKLRLASFMSDLRKSEPLLFNEKDIENSLEIFFKYIFGSKELIAGNLFAEYKNKNDTSKRKNQIIILDLSLIPFELLETITGLIGRLILEFAQRINKVEDYKEERGNYPISLILEEAQNYIPEVDRNNKKSITKKVFERIAREGRKFGVSLIVSSQRPSELSKTILSQCNTFIVHKLQNPEDQKYIRQIVSSANEDLLNQLPILPQQHAIIMGEAVRTPSQLRINDITSKPDSNNPKFIENWLEESNKIEINKVVKKWLEEKEETISTE is encoded by the coding sequence ATGTTTAGTAGGGAAATCGGAAGAGTAGTTAGTGTTGATAGTTTCAAGGTAATAATTGAGCTTGATGATAATATAAAAGGAACCCAAAAAAGTGGATATTATGATATTTATGAAGTGGCTAAAGTAAATTCTTATGTTATTTTACCTATTGGTAGTGACAAAATAGTAGCTTTAATAACAAGAGTTAAATCATTTGAAGATAATGAAATAGAAAAATTAACTGGGGGGATAAAATTTTCTAAATCAAAAAGACATTTATTAGCTACAATGTTAGGAACTATTTCAGAAGGAAAATATTTAGATGGAGTTTATAATTATCCTATTTTAGATAATCCAGTTTGGTATATTATTAAAGAGGATTTAGAGAAAATTTTTGACAATATTTCATCAAAAGATGAAATAGATTATCAAAAAGATTTTTATTTACCAATAGGCAAGAATAGTAATTTTCCAGATTATGATATTAAAATAAATCCAGATAAATTTTTTGCAAAACACTCTGCTATCTTAGGAAATACAGGTTCTGGAAAATCATGTACAGTTACTTCTATCTTACAAGCTTTATTTAATTTTAATTATTCTACAAATAAAGAATATAAAAAAGATTTGAAAAGTGCAACAATAATTATATTTGATACAAATGGAGAATATAAAAAAGCTTTTGAAGGTTATAAAAATATAAATGCTTTTACTATTTCAGAAGATGGAATGAGAGTACCTTATTGGTTTATGAACTATGAAGATTTTGAGTATTTATTTGAACCATCTCCAGGAACTCAAGCACCAATACTGAAAAAAGCTCTAGGACTTTTAAAAAATGAAAATATTTTTGAAAAAGATGAAGAAATATTAGTTAGAAATTATGAAATAAGTTTGTTAGCAAAAATTAAAAATGTATGTGACCCATCAAGTAAGGAATTAAAAACTTTTGTTTATTATCATCTGGAAAACTGTCTTACCTTAAAAATTTTAGAAGAAGAAATAATATTAAAAGAAAAATTAAAAAAACTTTATAAAGAAAAGGAAAAAATAGTTGAAAATCGAGGGTTTTTAAATGGAGAAATTAATTTAGCCGTATCAGAAGTAGTATTTTTAGAGACTACCAATGTTTTAAATAAAATAACATCTTCAAAAACAAAATCATATGAGAATATAGATTTACCTAAATACTTCAATTTTAATAATTTAATCAACAGTGGATTAGATGAAGCGATTAATGATATAGAAGAAAATCAAAATAAATATAGAGAATATATTTCTGGTTTAAAATTAAGATTAGCAAGTTTTATGTCTGACTTAAGAAAAAGCGAGCCATTATTATTTAATGAAAAGGACATAGAAAATTCTTTAGAAATATTTTTTAAATATATTTTTGGTAGTAAAGAGTTAATAGCAGGAAATTTATTTGCTGAGTATAAAAATAAAAATGATACTTCAAAAAGAAAAAATCAAATAATTATTTTAGATTTATCATTAATTCCATTTGAGTTATTAGAAACAATAACAGGACTCATAGGAAGACTAATTCTTGAGTTTGCACAAAGAATTAATAAAGTAGAGGATTATAAAGAAGAAAGAGGAAACTATCCTATATCGTTGATTTTAGAAGAAGCTCAAAACTATATCCCAGAAGTTGATAGAAATAATAAAAAATCAATAACTAAAAAAGTTTTTGAAAGGATAGCACGTGAAGGGAGAAAATTTGGAGTGTCTTTAATAGTTTCTTCTCAAAGACCTTCTGAACTTTCAAAAACAATATTATCTCAGTGTAATACTTTTATTGTACATAAATTACAAAATCCAGAAGACCAAAAATATATAAGACAGATTGTATCATCTGCAAATGAAGATTTATTAAATCAGTTACCAATTCTTCCACAACAACATGCAATTATAATGGGAGAAGCGGTTAGAACACCTAGTCAGTTAAGAATTAATGATATAACCTCAAAACCAGATAGTAATAATCCTAAATTTATAGAAAATTGGCTAGAGGAAAGTAATAAAATAGAAATAAATAAAGTTGTAAAAAAATGGTTAGAAGAAAAAGAAGAAACAATTTCAACTGAATAA